The Deltaproteobacteria bacterium genomic interval TTTGTCCAATTCTAAAAGTGTTAACCAAAACTCTACCACGGGCTTTGCATCAGTCTCTGACCAATGGATGTGTTGAAGCAGATGAAGATAAGGATTATTTTCAGAATGATCCTCCAAAAATATTCGTCTTAGCATTCCCCCTTTATCTGCCTGAGGAATAAGCTCGCGAATAAGCAGTTCAAGCTCCGAAGTTCTTCTATGATCTACTATATTAGCAATGAATTTTTGGATACTAGTACGAAAATCGGGGTCAAATCTTGGCTCTAATAAAACAGCTTTCAAAGTTTCTTTACATTCCTCCCAACGAGATACACTGAGTAAGTGGAGCAGTTTTGAAAAATGTTTTTTAAATAGATTGCAAGCAACCCCTCTACATTTTTCATTGTAAGCGGTATTCTTCCAGTACGCGTACAAGGCTTTCATAGAACTTACGAACTCAGCATTCCGACCACCGATCAATTGATCCATCAGCATTTCTTCTAAGCGCCCGCGGGCCGCCTTTGCCCGCGCTTCTTCTACTCCTCTACGCCGATCCTCTTGTTCACTAGGGGCCCTATAGAAACCCTCTGAATCTTCATCCTCATAATGAGGCGCAGTTGCCATGGCAGCTATCCTGCCAAGTTCTTCTAATATGGCTTCCAAATTAGCTCCAAACTTTGAAAGACAAGCTAAATAAAGCCGTATTAAAAAACCCGGTCCCAATCCATCATTAGAATAGAGAACTACAACTGAATTTAGAATTTTGGCCAAGGCAAACACTTCCGGAGAGCCTACCTGAAGACGAGGCAAGAGGGCTTCGGCAATATGAAAAGCCGCACTTTGTTTAATAGTAGCATCACGCAGGCTTGACAGGAAAAGTTCAAGAGCAAATATTTGTTCCTCTGTACTCTTCAAAACAGCAGTAGCCTGCAGAAAAGCGTTTGTAATTCTCCAATGGGGAATACCCGCCCTAACTAGACCCTCTACGAGAAGACGAACATTATGTGCACGAGGATCCGAAGCATCCATGGCACGAGGTGATAATTCCAAAGAATGAGCTGAAGAAACAAGTTGGAGCAAAGTCCCTCTCACATCCCCATATTCCTCTGCTCCTACTGCAATAGGCATCACATGAGGTTCTTCTTCCGAGGGATGTACATTATCGTTAGCAGGCTCATCCCCTTGGCCGGGAAAGATTTCGTTGGAGGCAGGGGTGCTGAGATAAGTTTGAAGAGAATGGGCCCCCGATTCCTCGGGGGAGACGGGTACTGCAATAGAATTCTGCAAGGCCCAGTGATGCATCTGCGGTGAAAAGTGATGCAGGGGTTTTGAAGTGGCGTCTCCTAGCAGTTCTCCCAAGGCATTGGCCGTTAAGCCATAAGCCATGCGCCTGAGAGTGAGGTGACTTAAATCGGTTGTTTCATATCCTGCAATTCGTCTGAGGGCAGCAAACTGCCCACTGAAATATTCGGCACCCACATCGCTGCCAAATTCTGCGACCGCCCAGGAAGCCCTCACTGCTCTTGAAGAAGTTTCTGTGATGCCGAGTTTTGTCCCCAGACTTCCCATCCCATAAGAAACCAGACTGCACACCAGCGCATCGTAGCCAGCCTGCCCCAAATCCGCCGCCATTTCGCCGCTGAAATTTTCATGGTTAATCGTCAGCCGATAAAGCAACTGCAAACCGCTTTGGCTGCTGGCATTCACCAGACCGGAAATAAGACCCAGGGCAAAATTTTGCCGTGCTCCCGCCCATACTGCCAAGGCAGAGGCCGCCATGCCACTTAACGCCGAAGCCAAATTGAAGATTGCTCCCCAGCGCTCCAATCCATTACGGGCAAAGAAAAAAGTGCTTTGACGAAAAGTAGCATCCATTTCCATAAAACCATCGAGGGTATCAAAAGTATGACGCAGCTCTTGTACTTGCGAGCGCAGACCCGAAGACAAATTTCTTTCTTCGAGCGCAATCAAAAGCGACTGCACCAAGGCCAGGTCTTGTTGCGCACGGGGTAAGGCTTCGTTGTGGGCATGAAAAAAAGGGAGATTTGCAAAAAGGCGAGAGACATAATCGCGACCAAAGCCCTGGGCCTGATTTCGATGCAAAAGCGCCGCAATGTGACCAAGAATATTTTCATTGGACTGAGATAAAATCTGCCCCAGCTCATTTGCATCCGCAGGCACACGAGGATGATCGAGCGTACTTTGAGGGTGACGCAAAGAAGCAAAATCATTCCCGCGTAGTGTTGTAATATTGGAATGGACCACAAACAGCTCCTCCTCTGGTTTGGGAACTTATCGATTGTTTGAGGAATTAGTTGCTAAAAAAAATTGATCCCGATAATCATTCCAAATGAAGAATTCTCATCTCATTAATAAATAAGGATATTTATGTGTGGAATTGTCGGCTATATCGGCAAACAAAGTGCAGCAGATATCATCTTTGACGGCCTTACCCGTCTGGAATATCGCGGTTACGATTCGGCAGGGATTGCCACCCTGCATCAAAATAAAACAGAAATCTGCCGTGCTGAGGGAAAACTGAAGCAACTGAAAAGCAAACTGCAAAAAAATGCACTGCCAGGAAATGTAGGCATTGGACACACCCGCTGGGCGACTCATGGAAAACCGAATGAACAGAATGCGCATCCGCATCATTATGGCCTGTTTACGGTAGTCCACAATGGCATCATTGAAAATTATCTGGAGCTCAAAGAAGCACTGCAAAAAAAGAAACATGTTTTTTCTTCGGATACCGATACCGAAATTTTAGCCCATCTGATGAATGAAGAATTTCAACAAACCAAATCCAGTTTTAAAGCACTGCAAAATATTTTGAAGCGGGTGCGAGGTTCTTACGCCCTGGCGATTTTAAATGAAAAAGAAACGCAGCAAGTTTTGGTCGCCCGTAACCAAAGCCCGCTGGTCTTGGGTGAAGGCCTTGGAGAGAATTTTATCGCCTCGGACGTGCCTGCCCTGCTCCCTTACACGCGAGAAGTTATTTTTTTGAAGGATGGAGAAATCGCAGTCCTTCAACCCGATAAAATTGAGGTGTTTAATAACGAGGGACACACCGTCAATTTTGAGACGAAGCATATCGATTGGAGTCTGACCCAGGCCGAAAAAGAAGGCTACAAGCATTTCATGCTGAAAGAAATTTTTGAGGGCCCCCGCGCCTTCATCGATACCTTGCGAGGTAAAGTGCCCGCCGATCACAGCGAAATTCTACTCGAGGATTTCAAAAAAACCATCGATCAATATCCACCTGAACTTATTTATCTGGTGGCCTGTGGAACCAGTTATCATGCAGCCTTGGTCGGAAAATTTTATTTGGAAAAATGGGCCAGAATTCCTGTAGTGGTGGATGTGGCTTCCGAGTTTCGATATCGAAAACCAATATTAAATTCCAAAACTTTATTAATAGTGATCTCTCAATCGGGAGAAACCGCAGATACCCTCACCGTAGTAAAATCTGCAAAATTGCAAAAAGCGCCGGTGTACGCCATCTGCAATGTTTTAGAATCGAGCATTGCCCGTGAAGCGAATGGAGTTTTTTACACGCATGCAGGCCCTGAAATTGGGGTAGCGGCCACCAAAACTTTTTTGACTCAGCTGCAGGCCTTGCTCTTGGTTTCACTTTGCTGGGCCGATCATCAAAATAAAATTTCAAAAGAGGCATTAAAAACCATCTTGCAAGAAACTGCAGAACTTCCCCAAAAAATGGAATTGGTTTTAAAACAAGCAGAGGAAATTAAAAAATTAGCCTTGCATTACATGAATTCAAATTTGTTTTTATTTATTGGGCGCGGCCTACTTTACCCCATCGCCTTGGAGGCGGCACTGAAGCTTAAGGAGATTTCTTACATTTTTGCCGAAGGCTATGCGGGCGGCGAACTCAAGCACGGCCCTATTGCCATGATCGATCAGGGAACTCCGGTCATTGCCTTGGTTCCTCAGGACGAAAGCTATGAAAAAATGAGTTCGAATATTCAGGAAGTGCTGGCACGCGGTGCGGAAGTCTTGGCGATTTGTAATGAACAAGAAAAATCTTTGAAACAAAAATGCAAAGCGGTAATTGAAATACCAAAAACGCTAGATCTTTTTTATCCCCTGCTTGCAATTATTCCTTTGCAACTCTTCGCGTATCACATTGCCAACGAAAAAGGGCACGATGTAGACCAGCCGAGAAATTTGGCGAAGAGTGTAACGGTGGAGTAATAGCTTCTTGACGAAGCTGAAAATTATAATGCAAATGATAAATAGGAGAAATTTTATGGCAATGACCCTTCATTTTGAACCAGAACTTCAAAAAAAAATTGATCAATGGGCAAAGAGTAACCAAATGAGCAAAAGTCAAGTTATCAAACGGGGCTTAGAATTGCTTTTTGGTATCTCTATTGTCAAAAAAAATAAAAAAAGTGCCTACGAAATCTACTTAGAAGCTATCAAAAAATATGGCCCACTTGAAGGTAGTGGAAAATCCGACCTGGGAACCAACTCAAAAAAATATATTAGGGAGTTTTTTGATGAACACAGCGAACATTCTCCTCGATACAGGACCTCTAGTCGCCTTACTCGATCCAAACGATCAAAACTTTCAAAAAAACAGACGTCTTCTTGAGTTCAATAATTTCATCTACCGAACAACCTTTCCTGTAATTTGTGAAGTCATTTATTTGCTTAGGAAAAATTTAAAAAATATAGATATTTTATTCAGCTGGATAAAAGAAGAAGGAATAATTCTTGAAAACCTTTCCATAGCAAATTTACTGGAGTGCCAAAGTTTAATGAAGAAGTATAAAAATGTCCCAATGGATTTTGCAGATGCTTCATTGGTTTGTATTGGAAACTCTCTTGGAATTAATCAAATCTTAAGCTTCGATTCTGATTTTGATATCTACAGATTAAAAAGCGGTAATTTTTTTAAAAACCTCATCTAATAATGAATTCCCAGTCCCTAGTCGCAAAACTCAACCCTCCCCAACAAGAAGCCGTACTCCACACTGAGGGCCCACTGCTTGTATTTGCCGGTGCTGGATCAGGGAAAACTCGCGTCCTTACTCATCGTATTGCCTATTTGATCCAAGAAAAAGGAGTGAGCCCC includes:
- the glmS gene encoding glutamine--fructose-6-phosphate transaminase (isomerizing), with amino-acid sequence MCGIVGYIGKQSAADIIFDGLTRLEYRGYDSAGIATLHQNKTEICRAEGKLKQLKSKLQKNALPGNVGIGHTRWATHGKPNEQNAHPHHYGLFTVVHNGIIENYLELKEALQKKKHVFSSDTDTEILAHLMNEEFQQTKSSFKALQNILKRVRGSYALAILNEKETQQVLVARNQSPLVLGEGLGENFIASDVPALLPYTREVIFLKDGEIAVLQPDKIEVFNNEGHTVNFETKHIDWSLTQAEKEGYKHFMLKEIFEGPRAFIDTLRGKVPADHSEILLEDFKKTIDQYPPELIYLVACGTSYHAALVGKFYLEKWARIPVVVDVASEFRYRKPILNSKTLLIVISQSGETADTLTVVKSAKLQKAPVYAICNVLESSIAREANGVFYTHAGPEIGVAATKTFLTQLQALLLVSLCWADHQNKISKEALKTILQETAELPQKMELVLKQAEEIKKLALHYMNSNLFLFIGRGLLYPIALEAALKLKEISYIFAEGYAGGELKHGPIAMIDQGTPVIALVPQDESYEKMSSNIQEVLARGAEVLAICNEQEKSLKQKCKAVIEIPKTLDLFYPLLAIIPLQLFAYHIANEKGHDVDQPRNLAKSVTVE
- a CDS encoding type II toxin-antitoxin system VapC family toxin, producing MAHLKVVENPTWEPTQKNILGSFLMNTANILLDTGPLVALLDPNDQNFQKNRRLLEFNNFIYRTTFPVICEVIYLLRKNLKNIDILFSWIKEEGIILENLSIANLLECQSLMKKYKNVPMDFADASLVCIGNSLGINQILSFDSDFDIYRLKSGNFFKNLI